The proteins below come from a single Halomicroarcula saliterrae genomic window:
- a CDS encoding DUF255 domain-containing protein, protein MDEFAAETKVEWREWGPEAFERAAGSGKPLLLSLTVPWSPECRAMDRGVFGEPRIAANINDGFVPVRVDADRNPLVRERYTMGGFPSTVFLTPEGEVISGATFLGPDGFRGILDSVRESWDAKGATAGSVPRQLQDEAPPAGELRPRIEEHMVEQLLGSFDEEFGGWGSDVKFPLARTIEFALVRARDQATRTLEAVQTHLLDTYDGGFYRYATGRDWSNPRREKLLDENAALVRAFAHGYRYTGTEAYRDTAMRTVEYLTTELWTGDAFAGSQAGDDDYYQASPTDREDADAPHVDTTVFADRNGLAVDGLLWTHAYTGDATARRYAERARDYVCTELVGDGVVIHDDAADSHRGLLVDQAGVLQGLTTSWQVLGEGGPAEAVADWTIEQRRQDSGAFRDGPASGAGLCGRSLHPLDSTVELADALVDLAALTGEDRYRAVATEAVESFAGAAERMGVEVAGYASVAARLQDPQRLVVGTEAGTDLHRAALRMADHETTVVPDPDGDGVARRFEGDTVTAEGATPGELEAALTGDSKQ, encoded by the coding sequence ATGGACGAATTCGCAGCGGAGACGAAAGTGGAGTGGCGCGAGTGGGGGCCCGAGGCGTTCGAGCGGGCCGCCGGTAGCGGCAAGCCGCTGTTGCTCTCGCTGACGGTGCCCTGGAGTCCGGAGTGTCGGGCGATGGACCGGGGCGTCTTCGGCGAGCCACGCATCGCGGCCAACATCAACGACGGGTTCGTCCCCGTTCGAGTGGACGCCGACCGGAACCCGCTGGTCCGGGAACGCTACACGATGGGCGGGTTCCCGTCGACGGTGTTCCTGACGCCCGAGGGCGAGGTCATCAGCGGGGCGACCTTTCTGGGGCCCGACGGCTTCAGGGGGATTCTCGACTCGGTGCGTGAATCGTGGGACGCGAAGGGGGCCACGGCCGGCTCGGTGCCGCGCCAGCTGCAGGACGAGGCCCCGCCCGCGGGCGAGCTCCGCCCCCGAATCGAGGAACACATGGTAGAGCAGCTGCTGGGCTCGTTCGACGAGGAGTTCGGGGGGTGGGGGTCGGACGTGAAGTTCCCGCTGGCCCGCACTATCGAGTTCGCGCTCGTCAGGGCGCGCGACCAGGCCACCCGCACCCTCGAAGCCGTCCAGACGCATCTGCTCGACACGTACGACGGCGGCTTCTACCGCTATGCCACGGGCCGGGACTGGTCGAACCCGCGCCGGGAGAAGCTGTTAGACGAGAACGCGGCGCTGGTCCGGGCGTTCGCCCACGGCTACCGCTACACTGGGACGGAGGCCTACCGGGACACCGCCATGCGGACCGTCGAATACCTGACCACGGAGCTGTGGACCGGCGACGCCTTCGCCGGCAGTCAGGCCGGCGACGACGACTACTATCAGGCGAGCCCGACGGACCGGGAGGACGCCGACGCGCCCCACGTCGATACGACTGTGTTCGCCGACCGGAACGGGCTGGCCGTCGACGGGCTGCTGTGGACTCACGCCTACACGGGCGACGCTACTGCCCGGCGCTACGCCGAGCGGGCGCGCGACTACGTCTGTACGGAGCTCGTGGGCGACGGGGTGGTGATTCACGACGACGCCGCGGACAGCCACCGCGGCCTCCTCGTCGACCAGGCGGGGGTGCTCCAGGGGCTGACGACGAGCTGGCAGGTGCTGGGCGAGGGCGGGCCGGCCGAGGCCGTCGCCGACTGGACCATCGAGCAGCGCCGGCAGGACTCCGGCGCCTTCCGCGACGGGCCGGCGAGCGGGGCGGGGCTGTGTGGCCGCTCGCTGCACCCGCTGGACTCGACGGTCGAACTCGCCGACGCGCTGGTGGACCTGGCGGCCCTCACCGGTGAGGACCGGTACCGGGCGGTCGCCACCGAGGCCGTCGAGTCCTTCGCCGGCGCCGCCGAGCGGATGGGCGTCGAAGTCGCCGGCTACGCGAGCGTCGCCGCCCGCCTGCAGGACCCCCAGCGACTCGTCGTCGGCACCGAGGCCGGGACGGACCTCCACCGCGCGGCGCTCCGCATGGCCGACCACGAGACGACGGTGGTACCCGACCCCGACGGCGACGGCGTCGCCCGTCGGTTCGAGGGCGACACCGTCACGGCCGAGGGCGCGACGCCCGGGGAGCTCGAAGCGGCGCTGACCGGCGACTCGAAACAGTAA
- a CDS encoding cytochrome P450, producing the protein MATQEVDRPGPVTPGSKPPRPGRVPLVDNTLSMLRDPLGFYDRVGEMDADVVGYNVAGTTGYFVTHPDLVERILVTDEGDYEKGALLQRTLGEYIGEGLFLLEGDEWKAQRTALQPAFYRERIAAYGATMTDFAAEIGDGWTDGERFDVLPEMREYTLRVLGKTLLDVDIDRTAGALEPLLAALRERLDPRSLSAYVPLAVPTPTNRRVRSARATFEATLDDIIAERQAETAEDRAARDDVLSLLLSLDEATMTRERLGHQLLTFLVAGHDTTALTLTYTWYLLGRHPEVQATLHDELDSALGGADPTAEDLFELPYLDDVLTEVLRLYPPAFTTFRQPTRPVELGGYDIAPDAQLTIPQWLVHRDERWYDDPDSFRPERWTDAFDESLPDYAYYPFGGGPRHCIGMRFARMEAKLAIATLAQRYRFETVTEPPLELAMRITLSPTEPVDVRVHERA; encoded by the coding sequence ATGGCAACTCAGGAGGTGGACCGTCCGGGACCGGTCACGCCGGGGTCGAAACCACCCCGACCCGGTCGCGTGCCGCTGGTGGACAACACGCTCTCGATGCTGCGGGACCCGCTGGGGTTTTACGACCGCGTGGGCGAGATGGACGCCGACGTGGTCGGCTACAACGTGGCCGGGACGACGGGCTACTTCGTCACGCATCCGGACCTCGTCGAACGGATACTGGTGACAGACGAGGGCGACTACGAGAAGGGCGCGCTCCTCCAGCGCACGCTCGGGGAGTACATCGGCGAGGGGCTGTTCCTGCTGGAGGGCGACGAGTGGAAAGCGCAACGAACCGCGCTCCAGCCGGCGTTCTACCGCGAGCGAATCGCGGCCTACGGGGCGACGATGACCGACTTCGCCGCCGAAATCGGCGACGGCTGGACCGACGGCGAGCGCTTCGACGTGCTCCCCGAGATGCGCGAGTACACCCTGCGAGTGCTCGGGAAGACGCTGCTGGACGTGGACATCGACCGGACCGCCGGCGCGCTGGAGCCGCTGCTGGCCGCGCTCCGGGAGCGACTCGACCCCCGCTCGCTGTCGGCCTACGTCCCGCTCGCCGTGCCGACGCCGACCAACCGCCGCGTCCGGTCGGCTCGGGCGACCTTCGAGGCGACGCTCGACGACATCATCGCCGAGCGACAGGCCGAGACCGCCGAGGACAGGGCGGCCCGCGACGACGTGCTCTCCCTGCTGCTGTCGCTGGACGAAGCGACGATGACCCGCGAGCGGCTGGGCCACCAGCTCCTGACCTTTCTGGTGGCGGGCCACGACACGACGGCGCTGACGCTCACCTACACGTGGTACCTGCTGGGCCGCCACCCCGAGGTCCAGGCGACCCTCCACGACGAACTCGATTCTGCGCTGGGCGGCGCCGACCCGACGGCCGAGGACCTCTTCGAGCTGCCGTATCTCGACGACGTACTGACCGAGGTGCTGCGGCTCTACCCGCCGGCGTTTACCACCTTCCGCCAGCCGACGCGGCCTGTCGAACTCGGCGGCTACGACATCGCGCCCGACGCCCAGCTCACGATTCCCCAGTGGCTGGTCCACCGCGACGAGCGCTGGTACGACGACCCCGACAGCTTCCGCCCCGAACGCTGGACCGACGCCTTCGACGAGTCGCTGCCCGACTACGCCTACTACCCCTTCGGCGGCGGCCCACGGCACTGCATCGGCATGCGCTTTGCGCGCATGGAGGCGAAACTCGCCATCGCCACGCTCGCCCAGCGCTACCGCTTCGAGACCGTCACCGAACCCCCGCTGGAGCTGGCAATGCGGATTACGCTCTCGCCGACCGAACCGGTCGACGTTCGGGTTCACGAGCGGGCGTGA
- a CDS encoding FxsA family protein yields MLRAIALLLLIPLFDAVLLVALATGVIYQVPPLVIVALVVLTALVGMLLVRAEGRATLQKIQQKLATGEVPTNELIDGGLLIAAGAFFLTPGLVTDFVGLLLALPPTRYPVRAALRRWVVRPYIDAKTGGFASGQVYIGGFPNEEGAAGPSGAGPSGPGGAGGGDANGSGFDPDNATDVDFEERDDN; encoded by the coding sequence ATGCTCCGGGCTATCGCGCTGCTGTTGCTTATCCCGCTGTTCGACGCCGTGTTACTGGTGGCGCTCGCGACGGGAGTCATCTATCAGGTCCCGCCGCTGGTCATCGTCGCGCTCGTCGTCCTCACTGCCCTCGTCGGCATGTTGCTCGTCCGCGCCGAGGGCCGGGCGACGCTCCAGAAGATCCAACAGAAGCTGGCGACCGGCGAGGTGCCGACGAACGAACTCATCGACGGCGGGCTGCTCATCGCCGCCGGCGCGTTCTTCCTCACGCCCGGCCTCGTGACGGACTTCGTCGGCCTGCTGCTGGCGTTGCCGCCGACCCGCTACCCGGTCCGTGCGGCCCTGCGACGCTGGGTCGTCCGCCCCTACATCGACGCCAAGACCGGCGGCTTCGCGAGCGGGCAGGTGTACATCGGCGGCTTTCCCAACGAAGAAGGTGCCGCCGGCCCCAGCGGTGCGGGCCCGAGCGGACCCGGCGGCGCGGGTGGCGGCGACGCGAACGGGAGCGGCTTCGACCCCGACAACGCCACCGACGTCGACTTCGAGGAACGCGACGACAACTGA
- a CDS encoding DUF4013 domain-containing protein encodes MIEAAVRYQTAGDGWIKRVVIGGGLAFLAFFVFLPIFTVYGYVLEVIRNVLRGEDEVPPSWSEYDIVDLSVNGAKAFVILFAYGIVVGLVSFVPLAVVSGLGLLLGSWSITVLGTLLGGAIYVVGALVLGVVTPVAVGNFVVEDDIGAGFDVEVLRRVGTNRAMLKAAAFAILVNIGVSIVSFVLSVTVVGAPVAFVVSFIGLSAVAYIWAKGFADAYEQVYGELPSIPDGPTKAGAVGASADTSAGESTAANGGTATTDLWDDDATTAAGTPEETARSSAEMDDADGDTGDADSDSSTDAESADGDAENRWD; translated from the coding sequence ATGATCGAAGCAGCGGTTCGCTACCAGACAGCGGGAGACGGCTGGATCAAGCGGGTAGTTATCGGCGGTGGCCTGGCGTTTCTCGCGTTCTTCGTTTTCCTGCCTATTTTCACCGTGTACGGTTACGTGCTCGAAGTGATACGGAACGTCCTCAGGGGCGAGGACGAGGTGCCGCCGTCGTGGAGCGAGTACGACATCGTCGACCTCAGCGTCAACGGGGCCAAGGCGTTCGTCATCCTGTTCGCCTATGGAATCGTCGTCGGGCTCGTCTCGTTCGTTCCGCTGGCCGTGGTGTCCGGGCTCGGCCTCCTGCTCGGGAGCTGGAGTATCACCGTGCTGGGGACGCTGCTGGGCGGGGCCATATACGTCGTCGGGGCCCTCGTCCTCGGCGTGGTAACGCCCGTCGCGGTCGGGAACTTCGTCGTCGAGGACGACATCGGCGCCGGCTTCGACGTCGAAGTGTTGCGGCGCGTCGGGACGAACCGTGCGATGCTGAAGGCCGCGGCGTTCGCCATCCTCGTCAACATCGGCGTGAGTATCGTCTCGTTCGTGCTGTCCGTCACTGTCGTCGGCGCACCGGTGGCGTTCGTGGTCTCGTTCATCGGGCTGTCGGCCGTCGCCTACATCTGGGCGAAGGGGTTTGCCGACGCCTACGAACAGGTCTACGGCGAGCTCCCGTCGATTCCGGACGGGCCGACCAAGGCGGGTGCTGTCGGTGCGTCGGCCGACACGTCGGCGGGCGAGAGCACGGCCGCCAACGGTGGCACCGCGACGACCGACCTCTGGGACGACGACGCGACGACCGCGGCCGGTACCCCCGAAGAGACGGCCCGGAGCAGTGCGGAGATGGACGACGCGGATGGGGACACCGGTGACGCCGACAGCGACAGTTCGACCGACGCGGAGAGCGCCGACGGGGACGCCGAGAACCGCTGGGACTGA
- the idi gene encoding isopentenyl-diphosphate Delta-isomerase, with amino-acid sequence MTSDAAETHENAEQDVIAVDADDNEQGLVNRLDAHTGDGIRHRAFTALLFDEDGRILLAQRAADKRLWDTCWDGTVASHPVEGQTQEEATEERLEEELGITPDQYDDLRVTDRFEYKRYYENAGLEWEVCAVLQATLTDTSLDPNPEEVDGLMWVPYERLDEHPEYYRQLRLCPWFEIAMRRDEER; translated from the coding sequence ATGACTTCCGACGCGGCCGAGACTCACGAGAACGCCGAGCAAGACGTCATCGCCGTCGACGCCGACGACAACGAGCAGGGACTCGTCAACAGACTCGACGCCCACACCGGTGACGGCATCCGCCACCGCGCCTTTACCGCTCTGCTGTTCGACGAGGACGGGCGGATTCTGCTCGCCCAGCGGGCCGCCGACAAGCGGCTGTGGGACACCTGCTGGGACGGCACCGTCGCCTCCCACCCCGTCGAGGGCCAGACACAGGAGGAAGCGACCGAGGAGCGCCTCGAAGAGGAGCTGGGCATCACGCCGGACCAGTACGATGACCTCCGCGTGACCGACCGCTTCGAGTACAAGCGCTACTACGAGAACGCCGGTCTGGAGTGGGAGGTCTGTGCGGTGTTGCAGGCGACGCTGACCGACACGTCGCTCGACCCGAACCCCGAAGAGGTCGACGGTCTCATGTGGGTCCCCTACGAACGGCTCGACGAGCATCCGGAGTACTACCGCCAGCTGCGCCTCTGCCCGTGGTTCGAGATTGCGATGCGCCGCGACGAGGAGCGCTAG
- a CDS encoding histidine kinase N-terminal 7TM domain-containing protein: protein MFPSPLSVVLLAAVVGMGVAVLVWLHRDRPGAGPLATFVIAASLWAVAHGLELAVPGVALMERLLQTQLTLSVIIPVAWLVTVLEYTGHPHWLTRRRVALLLVEPAVFVTLVWSNGAHGLVWRSATVATSVETSTLAPVWGLARWGHLAYMLVLILAGGVLLIRMMLRTTDRFQGQVLALLVAITIPTVGHSVHAFDLVPAQFDPTSLGYVISGVVLSGALLRGQLLDVAPVTRELGREAVFAEMDDAVIIVDGAGRLVDINAAATTFFTGSPRDISGRELAAELPDLAATVPEAGERAQTETRLERDGAVRYYDVRITPLYRSYGVVSGHLISLRDVTRRRQRGQRIDVLNRLLRHNIRNEMNVVRGNADLLSDSVDPEERGRIDRIVRTVDDIVDRSNKIGRVSEALESERARPIRLPQLLETVVEEARARHPDADIALTCPEECLVEGAPSLTLAVEELVDNAVEHSERAPVVDITVTVRESGVVVRVSDDGPGIAPHERTVILAGEETPLQHGSGVGLWLVKWVVRNVGGTLSFAEGDGTTVEIELPLASRTGSVSRTSAQQNLLSGSE, encoded by the coding sequence ATGTTCCCGTCGCCCCTGTCGGTGGTCCTGCTGGCCGCCGTCGTCGGGATGGGCGTGGCCGTTCTGGTCTGGCTCCACCGCGACCGGCCGGGCGCCGGCCCGCTCGCGACCTTCGTCATCGCCGCGAGTCTCTGGGCCGTCGCACACGGGCTCGAACTGGCCGTCCCCGGCGTGGCGCTGATGGAACGACTCCTGCAGACACAGCTCACGCTCTCTGTCATCATCCCCGTCGCGTGGCTCGTGACGGTACTCGAGTACACCGGCCACCCCCACTGGCTCACGCGCCGACGGGTCGCCCTCCTGCTGGTCGAACCCGCCGTCTTCGTCACGCTGGTGTGGTCAAACGGCGCCCACGGGCTCGTCTGGCGCAGTGCGACGGTCGCTACCAGTGTAGAGACCAGCACGCTGGCGCCGGTCTGGGGGCTGGCCCGGTGGGGTCACCTCGCGTACATGCTCGTGTTGATTCTGGCCGGCGGCGTCCTCCTCATCCGGATGATGCTCCGGACGACCGACCGGTTTCAGGGGCAGGTGCTCGCCCTGCTGGTCGCGATCACGATTCCGACGGTCGGCCACTCGGTCCACGCCTTCGACCTGGTTCCCGCGCAGTTCGACCCGACCAGTCTCGGCTACGTGATTTCGGGCGTCGTCCTCTCCGGGGCACTGCTCCGGGGCCAGCTGCTCGACGTCGCCCCCGTCACGCGCGAACTGGGGCGGGAAGCCGTCTTTGCCGAGATGGACGACGCCGTCATCATCGTCGACGGCGCGGGCCGGCTCGTCGATATCAACGCCGCTGCCACGACGTTCTTCACCGGGTCTCCCCGTGACATCTCCGGGCGGGAACTCGCCGCCGAGCTGCCCGACCTCGCCGCGACCGTCCCCGAGGCCGGCGAGCGGGCCCAGACGGAGACCCGGCTGGAACGGGACGGCGCGGTCCGGTACTACGACGTGCGAATCACGCCGCTATACCGCTCCTACGGCGTCGTCTCCGGCCACCTCATCAGCCTGCGTGACGTGACCCGGCGCCGCCAGCGCGGCCAGCGTATCGACGTGCTCAACCGCTTGCTCAGACACAACATCCGCAACGAGATGAACGTCGTCCGGGGCAACGCCGACCTGCTTTCCGACAGCGTCGACCCCGAGGAACGGGGCCGCATCGACCGCATCGTCCGGACCGTCGACGACATCGTCGACCGGAGCAACAAGATCGGTCGCGTCTCCGAGGCCCTCGAGAGCGAGCGTGCGCGCCCCATCCGCCTGCCCCAGCTGCTCGAAACCGTCGTCGAGGAGGCCCGCGCTCGCCACCCCGACGCCGACATCGCGCTCACCTGCCCAGAGGAGTGTCTGGTCGAGGGGGCGCCGTCGCTGACGCTCGCCGTCGAGGAGCTCGTCGACAACGCGGTCGAACACAGCGAGCGGGCGCCGGTCGTGGATATCACCGTCACCGTTCGAGAGAGCGGCGTCGTCGTCCGCGTCAGCGACGACGGGCCGGGTATCGCGCCCCACGAGCGGACCGTCATCCTCGCCGGCGAGGAGACCCCCCTACAGCACGGGTCCGGCGTCGGGCTCTGGCTGGTGAAGTGGGTCGTCCGTAACGTCGGCGGGACGCTCTCCTTTGCCGAGGGCGACGGGACGACAGTCGAGATAGAGCTCCCGCTGGCGAGTCGCACCGGGAGCGTTTCTCGCACGTCGGCACAACAGAATCTCCTGTCAGGCTCCGAGTAG
- a CDS encoding molybdopterin-binding protein — translation MVDFQSRDTRRGPVSDEETAESDTESSTSGDGSTGGTDEASDTETVDETAEGDEPVPAATDTGTDEPAETGTTEVDEPAEAETTEVDEPAEAETTEVDEPAEADATGDRQSVFGTAPAASTAATPTLSIDVAVVVVGTETGHVTDTVTTAVRSAGHDVAACERLRGGYDAVQQMVESLVGREDVDAVVTVGGVGVAPDESTIEAVHPLLSKALPGFGEAFRSLLSERLGTGIVAVRSTAGVTDGTLVFCLPGDEAAAELAVSEILASEAPELVAQLRD, via the coding sequence ATGGTCGATTTCCAGTCCCGCGATACGCGCCGTGGACCCGTAAGCGACGAGGAGACGGCGGAGTCCGACACCGAATCGTCGACGTCCGGGGACGGCTCGACCGGTGGGACGGACGAAGCGAGCGACACAGAGACCGTGGACGAGACAGCCGAGGGCGACGAGCCGGTCCCGGCGGCGACTGACACCGGCACGGACGAGCCGGCGGAGACCGGGACCACAGAGGTCGACGAACCGGCGGAGGCCGAGACCACAGAGGTCGACGAACCGGCGGAGGCCGAGACCACAGAGGTCGACGAACCGGCGGAGGCCGACGCGACCGGTGACCGACAGTCGGTCTTCGGCACGGCGCCCGCCGCGTCGACGGCAGCCACACCGACGCTTTCTATCGACGTGGCCGTGGTCGTCGTCGGGACGGAGACCGGGCACGTCACAGACACCGTGACGACGGCTGTCAGGTCGGCCGGCCACGACGTCGCCGCGTGCGAGCGCCTGCGTGGCGGGTACGACGCCGTCCAGCAGATGGTCGAGTCGCTCGTCGGGCGCGAAGACGTGGACGCGGTCGTCACCGTCGGCGGCGTCGGGGTCGCGCCGGACGAGTCGACCATCGAGGCGGTCCACCCGCTGCTCTCGAAGGCGCTGCCCGGCTTCGGCGAGGCGTTCCGGTCGTTACTGTCCGAGCGTCTCGGCACCGGTATCGTCGCCGTCCGGTCGACGGCCGGCGTCACCGACGGGACGCTCGTGTTCTGTCTGCCCGGCGACGAGGCGGCAGCGGAGCTGGCCGTCTCGGAGATTCTGGCCAGCGAAGCGCCCGAACTCGTCGCGCAGCTCCGGGACTGA
- a CDS encoding aldo/keto reductase — protein sequence MENIDVQGASVPALGLGTWQLTGPTCRETVRDAVEMGYRHVDTAQAYGNERQVGLGIEAAEVDREDVFLVTKLDGSNRDAASVRRSTRESLHKLGTDYLDCLLIHWPNKPWTAPLEETLGAMNDLVDEGLVEHIGVSNFSPSRLDRAREHSAAPILTDQVQYHPYWDQRKLLDYCRIHDVLLTAYSPLARGGVLDDPALVTIGNRYGKSPAQVALRWLVQQDGVAAIPKASSREHLEANMAVFDFELTDDEMAWIRDPSKVKTGVQFVRSQLPF from the coding sequence ATGGAAAACATCGATGTTCAGGGAGCGTCGGTCCCCGCACTCGGCCTCGGAACCTGGCAGCTCACCGGGCCGACCTGTCGCGAGACGGTCAGGGACGCCGTCGAGATGGGGTATCGCCACGTCGACACCGCACAGGCCTACGGCAACGAGCGCCAGGTCGGGCTGGGTATCGAGGCCGCCGAGGTGGACCGCGAGGACGTGTTCCTCGTGACGAAACTCGACGGGAGCAACCGCGACGCCGCGAGCGTCCGGCGGTCGACCCGCGAGAGCCTGCACAAGCTGGGTACCGACTACCTCGACTGCCTGCTCATCCACTGGCCCAACAAGCCCTGGACGGCGCCCCTCGAAGAGACGCTGGGGGCGATGAACGACCTCGTGGACGAGGGACTTGTCGAGCATATCGGTGTGAGCAACTTCTCGCCGTCGCGTCTCGACCGGGCCCGCGAACACTCCGCGGCCCCTATCCTCACCGACCAGGTCCAGTACCACCCCTACTGGGACCAGCGGAAGCTGCTCGACTACTGCCGTATCCACGACGTCCTGCTGACGGCCTACAGCCCGCTGGCCCGCGGCGGCGTGCTCGACGACCCCGCGCTGGTCACCATCGGGAACCGCTACGGCAAGTCCCCCGCACAGGTCGCCCTGCGCTGGCTCGTCCAGCAGGACGGCGTCGCGGCCATCCCGAAAGCCTCCAGTCGGGAGCATCTGGAAGCGAACATGGCTGTCTTCGACTTCGAGCTGACCGACGACGAGATGGCGTGGATTCGCGACCCCTCGAAGGTCAAGACCGGCGTCCAGTTCGTGCGGTCCCAGCTCCCGTTCTGA
- a CDS encoding MBL fold metallo-hydrolase, whose amino-acid sequence MVTPLADGVWWYDLRGTNAYLVDDDGTLTLVDTGMRFHASALIGGLREAGFELRDLDRILLTHYDMDHVGGLGAFDGVDLTIHVGAADAPLVTGEQKPPLSNHKGLIQRVGRLLTSVPDNPVEPVEDGDSVGTFTVYGTPGHTPGHVCYVSEALSTALLGDLVLERGGTVYPSPWLLSYDADAVEASVRSLAERAPAFEVAAMGHGVPFEEGGSRRLASVVETL is encoded by the coding sequence ATGGTGACCCCGCTTGCCGACGGCGTGTGGTGGTACGACCTCCGTGGAACCAACGCCTATCTCGTCGACGACGACGGGACGCTGACGCTGGTCGACACCGGGATGCGCTTTCACGCCAGTGCACTCATCGGCGGCCTCCGTGAGGCAGGGTTCGAGCTGCGTGACCTCGACCGGATTCTCCTGACGCACTACGATATGGACCACGTCGGCGGGCTCGGGGCCTTCGACGGCGTTGACCTGACTATCCACGTCGGCGCGGCGGACGCCCCCCTCGTCACCGGCGAGCAGAAACCGCCGCTGTCGAACCACAAGGGGCTGATACAGCGCGTCGGCCGGCTGCTGACTTCGGTCCCGGACAACCCGGTCGAGCCGGTCGAGGACGGCGATTCCGTGGGCACGTTCACCGTCTACGGGACGCCGGGCCACACGCCGGGTCACGTCTGTTACGTCAGCGAAGCGCTGTCGACGGCCCTCCTCGGCGACCTCGTCCTCGAACGGGGCGGCACCGTCTATCCGTCGCCGTGGCTGTTGAGCTACGACGCCGACGCCGTCGAAGCGAGCGTCCGGTCGCTGGCCGAGCGGGCCCCGGCGTTCGAGGTGGCCGCGATGGGCCACGGCGTCCCGTTCGAGGAGGGCGGAAGCCGGCGGCTGGCCAGTGTCGTCGAGACGCTGTGA
- a CDS encoding DUF7126 family protein, translating to MDVIVVGDDPERMREALAAEGHAVTVADVGNRPGLEEAGIHDAEVYLLTEMAQATSISVAKDLNPDLRVVVYAEGSLPDFASRQTDLVVDPNLLGPDAVAEEL from the coding sequence ATGGACGTCATCGTCGTCGGGGACGACCCCGAACGGATGCGCGAGGCACTGGCGGCCGAGGGTCACGCGGTCACCGTCGCCGACGTCGGCAACCGACCGGGGCTCGAAGAGGCCGGTATCCACGACGCCGAGGTGTACCTGCTGACGGAGATGGCCCAGGCGACCTCTATCTCCGTCGCGAAGGACCTCAACCCCGACCTGCGCGTCGTCGTCTACGCGGAGGGGTCCCTGCCCGACTTCGCCAGCCGACAGACCGACCTCGTCGTCGACCCGAACCTGCTGGGGCCCGACGCGGTCGCCGAGGAACTGTAG
- the guaA gene encoding glutamine-hydrolyzing GMP synthase — protein MVDVEEFIDEKVAEIADEVGDKNAVIGLSGGVDSSTAAALAYEAIGDQLTAVYVDTGLMRKGETDEIRETFDYMESLRIVDAKDRFLEELGGETDPEEKRHIIGEQFIREFETVAREVDADYLVQGTIYPDRIESEGTIKSHHNVGGLPERIDFDGIVEPMRDLYKDEVREVARALDLEEIISERMPFPGPGLAVRIIGEVTEEKLDVAREANHVVEEELEEYEPWQALAAVIGKATGVKGDNRVHGWVVAVRSVESRDGMTARAQELDWDTLQRMQSRITGAHENVARVVYDVTHKPPATIEYE, from the coding sequence GCCGTCATCGGCCTCTCCGGCGGCGTCGACTCGTCCACGGCGGCCGCGCTCGCCTACGAGGCCATCGGCGACCAGCTGACCGCGGTGTACGTCGACACCGGGCTCATGCGGAAAGGCGAGACCGACGAGATCCGCGAGACGTTCGACTACATGGAGAGCCTCCGAATCGTCGACGCGAAGGACCGATTCCTCGAAGAGCTCGGTGGCGAGACCGACCCCGAGGAGAAACGCCACATCATCGGCGAGCAGTTCATCCGGGAGTTCGAGACGGTCGCCCGCGAGGTCGACGCGGACTACCTCGTCCAGGGGACCATCTACCCGGACCGCATCGAGAGCGAGGGGACCATCAAGTCCCACCACAACGTCGGCGGGCTCCCCGAACGCATCGACTTCGACGGCATCGTCGAACCGATGCGCGATCTGTACAAGGACGAGGTCCGCGAGGTCGCTCGCGCGCTCGACCTCGAAGAGATAATCTCCGAGCGCATGCCGTTCCCCGGTCCCGGGCTCGCCGTCCGGATCATCGGCGAAGTCACCGAGGAGAAGCTGGACGTCGCTCGGGAGGCCAACCACGTCGTCGAGGAAGAACTCGAAGAGTACGAGCCGTGGCAGGCGCTGGCCGCCGTCATCGGCAAGGCCACCGGCGTCAAGGGCGACAACCGCGTCCACGGCTGGGTCGTCGCCGTCCGCTCCGTCGAGTCCCGCGACGGGATGACCGCCCGCGCTCAGGAACTCGACTGGGACACGCTCCAGCGGATGCAGAGCCGTATCACGGGTGCCCACGAGAACGTCGCACGCGTGGTCTACGACGTGACCCACAAACCGCCCGCGACCATCGAGTACGAGTGA